Part of the Lolium rigidum isolate FL_2022 chromosome 6, APGP_CSIRO_Lrig_0.1, whole genome shotgun sequence genome, CGGCCGACGAGTTGATGCGAGTACTCAGGCGGTTTGTGTACGCAGGTCACAGCGCCTGAGCTGTGATGTGCTGTGCTTTCTGACGCTTTGTGTTAGCTGCTTGTTTCAGTTTTACATTGAAATCCAGCTACTGAAGCATTTTCGTGCTTCTCAAAATAAAACGAGTAGAGCTGTAACATTTGCAGAAACTTTTGATTGATCACGGCAGGGGCGATGCCTTTGGATCAAGTTAATTTATCACGTCCAATTTTCGGTTTATCTCAACAAACGACCAATTTTCagtaccaattcatatatgtttcctTCCTCTCATAACACTATCAGAAAGGTCGTGTCTAAAATTCTGAACAAATAGCAGCATAGCTAGTCATCATATATCAATGACTTCTTCAGGAGGTTCTGTCTTGCAGCGAGCATTCTTCTTTGTCAAGGCTTCCTCTGGAGCCCCCCTCTTGCCGCGAGCACTCTTCTTCGGCATGAAGACATCCGTCAAGACAGTCTTGGACTTGAAGGCAGCAGAGAGTATGCCCAGCGCCTGCActctcacacacacacaataAGCAAAATATCAACCACCAGTTAATCAAAGACACTACATATAAATACTCGTAGTACGTACCTCATCCTTGCCGATCTTGACGATCTTCTCCTGCAGCACGCTGAGGTCCTTAACGTCGCACTGGGCGAGAAGCGTGATCATCGACATGGAAGCCGGCGTCACGGAGAGGTCATCTTTTACGGTGTACGTGGGCGCGGACACCACGGGTCGGTTTGTTTCGTCGCCGGCGAGGGTCATGGCCTTCCGCCTATAGCTGCGGCAACTGGGGCAGAGACTGCAATAGAGCGCCGAGAGCTGTCCACATTTGGTGGCAGCAGCGTTACCTAGGCACGTGTAAAGTGTTCCACTGCCGTTGAGCTTGACGCCCAGCAGCTGCTGCAGGCTGGAGACCgtggccggggcggcggccgggaTCAGTTGTAGCTCTTCGGTATTGTACTTGGCGCCCAATGTCTCCGCGCTGCCGAGCAGTGTCCCCACGCTGCCGACCATGCCCTCCTTGGCGAGCAGGCTGGTGATGGTGCCCAgcgggagggagaggagggccgTCAGGAACTCCACAACGTCGCTGCCGGCCTCGGCGAAGCACAGTTTGCCTGTCTTCTTGTTGATCAGCAGCTTTATCGATAGCTCCTTGGTCGCCATACTATCCTGTTACGGTTCAATTCAAACGTTCTATATGAGCAGCCTAATTTTGCAGGAAAACATGCATTTCTCTCTAGGAGAAGTAACATTTCAAGACTATGTAACCCAAAGATGTAACCGGGGACAATTCATACTCTGAAGTCTTCGTGGCTTTGGGTGAAAAGGATGCGGCAGGGAAGTGCCAAGAAGTGATTCTACTCAATCTATAAGCTGGTCGTGAGGTCGATTTGGTGCAAGAGAAACAGAAGGATGTTTTATAAGCAATACAAGCCGATTCAACAAGTTATTGACCACCAAATGCATTTCAGTAGTCATTGGCGAGCAGGGGCCACCTTGTTCTCCACATCTAAGCTTTGTGGTTGGTCTGAATCGTGTTCTGTTCTTGGCTTTAGTTTAGTTGTTGGCCATGTGGTAGCGCTTGCTTAGCTTGAGTTTCAGAACTTTAACCGGTCgtgttttgttgttgttttggtgAGTTCTTTTGTATTTCAGGATGAtgtcttttggccctcgttggccACCTTATTTTCTTAATATACCACATTGCAGCTCTCTTGCATTGTTCGAAAAAAATGAGATGGCCATGTACAGCATCAGGTGTAAACCACGAGCTATGTGCAAACCACGCACCTATACCATCAAAATAACATTTTCTATATGAGTTTTTTATCGAAAAAGTAGATTAAGATTTATGTAAAGCTCTGAAAGCTACAGTTGAAATGGCTGAGATCAACCAGATCAGCTATACGTTTCTGTTTTGATGGTATATTGCAAAGATTTATTCACATAAGTTTCCAGATTTACTGCAACAAATTTAACATACTTAAGGAGATGGCCATGTACAGCATGAGTGTAGCATTTACAATCCTCTATACCGGCTTATTAGAGCACCACATACTTCGAAAAAAAACTTTAGCCAGTAATTTTTTTTAAACAAGATATGACACAAAAAGAATACCTTTGATAACTTATTTTGCATATGtatctaatggtataatttttctgACATATATCTCATACTCTGTTGATCAGTGGCCTAATAAACCGATATGTATGTAGTAAGTACTGTGTTCCTAAAAGACTCAAATCCTGAATTAAGCCCTGGAGGCCATATGAGAGCCTAATGAACTGCCTTTCCAGAAAAGATCGTTAGGAAACGCAAGATTAATGTATAAATAAATATATAAATCTAACAGTACATTGATTAAGAGCTCGGAGCAACTTTTCAATCAGGTTTTCAGGTTTTCATGCCATCTCTAACACAACAATTGGAATAATAGGTGGGACTAGCTACCTAGGCTAGGAAAACTCTGTTATAAGCTTGCCTAAAACACCCTCTAAGAGTAAGCACTAGAGTGATTACTAGTTATTACTATTtccatttatcgaaaaaaaagttattactatttttttcttttgttccctttttctactagtagtTGAAATAAACAATAGAAAATACAGTAAAAAGGATGGAGTACAAAGTATGCAGTAGAAAGATACAGCATAATTGAGAAGTATAAAAACCCAACACACCGTAGAGTAAAAAGTTGTGAAAATACAGCTCGAAAAATGCAGTAGAAAATATGGTGCAAAAAAACAAAGTAGAGAGTAGAGACTAGTATAAACGCACTATAGAAAATTAGTACTCTCGCCCATCCAAATAAGCAGTGATTTGGATAGGAGGAGAATAGTAAGAAATCATAATACATAAAATAAATAAGAGAGTCGTTAAAACATAGTAAAAAGGGTTAGAGATAGTGTCAAAAAAGGACAATGGTGAAAATATTTTTTGGGAGCTCTTTTGATATCGGAGACATTTTTTAATCTTGAATTGGATTTTTTAATAGCAACATCGTCTATTTTGGAAGCTAGCCCTTTTTAACCAACCAAACAACTATGGGGGAGTAGTCCAAAGCAAACATACTATAAATAGAAATCGTGTACTGAAGGAACGTAGATTATAAAAGCTAATGTGACCTTTAAGCAAAACGGTGATTACATTACTCTCGTGAAAAAGATGTCGcaaatatatctaaatttaatTGTATCTGGacaatttagtgtatagatacatctaaatttatatAAATCTGTGACATTTTTTTTTGGGACGAAGGAAATACTGAGTACTGGCTCTGTGTCATCTTACTTTGCTTAAGCGTACACACCCGTCTTTCCAAGGAAACATACTCAAGGAAATTTTTCAGTATCATCCCATACAAGTGCAATTTTGTAAAACTTTAAACTTTATAAAGATAGTATTCGTCCCACATATTTATGCGGTAAAATCTGTGCAAAACTCGATTTCGTCATGTTCCTATCGCACAGTTCACAAATCGCCCATGTCCTCACCTTGCTGGCTAAAGACGAGACTAGAACAGTAGGAGCACTCGTGGGAAACGTATTAGAAAAGGGGTTTGGCCTTGACCATATCGTATTTCATCCCAGAAGCGACTAGGATAAGGTACAAGGAGACGGAAGTCCCAAAGCAGGGTGGATGGAGAAATTCACTCACAGTGGTGTCGCCGGCTTCCCCCTGATGCTTGCCGCGAGAGGAAGGCGACCACGACGGCGGCTCGAGGAAGGGTTTCGTGGCTCGACGCTGGTGCGCACGTGAATGGGTACGTATGGATGGTTGACTCTGGGCCTGTTGGACCATATATAGGGCTCTTCCTTTGAGTTGATTTGGATCCATTAATATTTTTTTCTAGTTTCGGTCCACTAAAGACCGGACAGTTTGTTTCGCTCCAATTGTCATGGCAAACCCTCTATGCCAATCAGATCAGTCTTCACCCGCGCGCAGCaaccccttctctctctctctcccccccatCCCGCTCCGACCCTCTTCTGCCGACGAGGAGGTTGAGTTGACGGGCTCCAGCCTGCCCCTCGACGAGAAGCTCACATGGCGACCATGCTCCCGCTCCGGCCCTCTTCTGCCAACgaggagcttgcttcggagccctCTAGCCCACCCCGCCGACGACAATCATAGGCCGGCCCTCCTCCCGCTCCGGTGCTCCTCCGCCAACGAGGAGCTCGCATCGGCGCCATCACATACCGCTGATGAGAACACCCACCGCTACAACCGCATCGCTCAACAACCACCGGCCTAGCCTCCCTCTCACGTTACATGGGTGACCTGGCGCACCTTTAAAAGGACGAGATGTCACCtagaggtgggggggggggtgaataggcgtttttaaAAATACTACGGATTTGACTTGTAAGAATACAGAATCAAATtagcgtttattttacaagcataaaacctaaatatgctagactcaactaagtgcaactacAACAACTTagataagcaagataggcacaagatatatatagcacaagtgatagcaagatataagtacttcaagcacgatggctatcacaaggaaagtaaactcgggtatagagataaccgaagcACGAAGAGATGAAGATGTATTCACGTGTTTCCCCACACAAGGTGATGTACGTCATGTTGGAGagatgcgggctaccacgaaggtctcccgaaCGTCACAaaagctcaccttcttctccaaacCAATACCACGAAGGTCaaaggcaagctccacaaccacttcacaaactGCACGATGGAAAAGCCCAGgcatcttcacaatcttccacgaagagatcaccgacgCACCAATGCCAAGCCCactaggaggtcacccctccaagagtaacaatctCACGGTCTCACGGTCAAACAAATCATAATGGAGAGCTCAACAtgtatgcaaggatgcaaaagcaAGAACGTCAAAGGTGTTTAAATCTCTCACActgaaatcccaccaaagcaataaGTGCTAGGGAGAAATtaaagaggaagaacaatggagaaaatcaacaaataattcaaagatctagatcccaagagcacAAAGAGGAGTAAAGGAGCTGGAGAATGAGCAAAGCTCAGGACATCAATGGGCCGAATTGCCATAGGTTGATCTCTTTTACTCTAATGGATGTTATCTTTACCAGTTGCCAACTAGCAGTACTGGGTTGTGGTTATTAATATTTTGCAAACAAGAAAAATGTTGAGCAGGAATCGAGGGGTTACAAGACGAAAAATGATACATTCAGTTTGTGTATTATCACAGTGAAATTATCTTACTCTTTGATTAAAAGTAAATTCACTACTAAGAAATTACTGATCGTGCATATATATGTCCCCCATCACCAGCTAAAACAAAGCAAGCTGAGTCGTTGACGATGCACACCAATTCCATGAAAGAAGCACAGATGGGTCTTGTAAGTTTTTAACACGCTTTTCTTTTTCGTACTTGTTTGATCTATGTATCAATGGTTTATGTGTGCCTAGGCATTGAAACTGAAAGTTTTATACTCTATTGGCAGATTGCAACTACATCGGAACGTCTAAAAAGCCATCCAAAACTATAAAGCATCGTTGCAGACTGTTCCCAATGCGAAGAGTAATTATTATGGTCTTCGAGTAAAGAGGGTTTTGTATTTTCTTTGTGTATATGTATACTTTTAGATCCTTGGCGAGAACTGCATTGTGCAACATTCAACCCCGATCATATTTAGAGCATGTAACTATTACTCACATGCTAGCTTGATATATTTGTTATGTTATTGTTTCATATTCACTATATGTTTGCCACAAAAGGCAACGATTTAGGCTTGTCTTTGGACATTTATAAATATTAAAGTGTTGTTTAGACTAATCAGAAAAGTAGTATTCCTTCAGTTGTTTTTGCAGCACCCACGTTTTGTGATACAATAATACGTTCAGAAGGAGCAATTGTTGAGTTGACA contains:
- the LOC124664656 gene encoding uncharacterized protein LOC124664656, producing MATKELSIKLLINKKTGKLCFAEAGSDVVEFLTALLSLPLGTITSLLAKEGMVGSVGTLLGSAETLGAKYNTEELQLIPAAAPATVSSLQQLLGVKLNGSGTLYTCLGNAAATKCGQLSALYCSLCPSCRSYRRKAMTLAGDETNRPVVSAPTYTVKDDLSVTPASMSMITLLAQCDVKDLSVLQEKIVKIGKDEALGILSAAFKSKTVLTDVFMPKKSARGKRGAPEEALTKKNARCKTEPPEEVIDI